The Peribacillus sp. FSL E2-0218 genome contains a region encoding:
- a CDS encoding transporter suffix domain-containing protein: protein MNKEGKEVTKSRFYKIGMGFLIISLLTWIIPVIAPFTPLSAATKAGVITGAIVFAEVMFWAGALLVGKEVAAKYKSYLNPKNWRKEKG, encoded by the coding sequence TTGAATAAAGAAGGTAAGGAAGTAACGAAATCAAGGTTTTATAAAATAGGAATGGGCTTCTTGATCATTTCCCTGCTCACCTGGATCATTCCGGTAATCGCACCTTTTACCCCATTATCGGCTGCGACCAAGGCAGGAGTCATAACCGGGGCCATCGTATTCGCGGAAGTCATGTTTTGGGCAGGGGCGCTATTGGTCGGCAAGGAAGTGGCTGCTAAATACAAAAGTTATCTAAACCCGAAAAATTGGCGGAAAGAAAAAGGGTGA
- a CDS encoding DUF1256 domain-containing protein: MYPFNGRKKRKPKEEIHDCTPYILERDGEAEVPEMSSRIAGINQSHPQEMVFLCIGSDRSTGDSFGPLVGTMLKEKQVPYHVFGTLSEPVHALNLKNTLNEKKNTIY, translated from the coding sequence ATGTATCCTTTTAACGGAAGGAAAAAAAGGAAGCCAAAAGAAGAAATACACGATTGCACCCCATACATATTGGAAAGGGATGGAGAAGCAGAAGTGCCTGAGATGTCTTCTCGAATCGCAGGAATCAATCAGTCGCACCCTCAAGAGATGGTCTTTTTATGTATTGGTTCAGATCGTTCCACAGGAGATTCATTCGGACCTTTAGTAGGAACGATGTTAAAGGAAAAACAAGTCCCTTATCATGTCTTTGGAACACTATCAGAACCTGTCCACGCCCTTAATTTGAAAAATACTTTGAACGAAAAAAAAAATACCATTTACTGA
- a CDS encoding MerR family transcriptional regulator, whose product MAMKVKELADLVGISVRTLHYYDEIGLLSPEETTDSGYRLYSDENLEMLQQILFFRELDMPLKEIKQMISSASFNKQEALRQHQKMLIEKRSQLDKLIYTVDKTIKHMKGEIQMTDKEKFEGFDFSHNPYEQEARKRWGDEAVDVSNARVAGLSKDAQKAVSDIYTKLASIRAASPQSEEAQAAIKEWYDCLNHNFGKYSLDAFKGLGQMYVDDQRFTKNIDQYGDGLAQFMCEAMAHFADVNQK is encoded by the coding sequence GTGGCAATGAAAGTGAAAGAACTTGCTGATTTAGTGGGCATCAGTGTGCGGACCTTGCATTATTATGATGAAATCGGGTTATTATCGCCAGAGGAAACAACCGATTCCGGTTATCGGCTATATTCCGATGAAAATTTGGAGATGCTGCAGCAAATCCTGTTTTTCAGGGAACTTGACATGCCTTTGAAGGAAATCAAACAAATGATAAGCAGCGCCTCGTTTAATAAGCAGGAAGCGTTGAGACAGCATCAAAAAATGCTTATAGAGAAGCGCAGTCAGCTGGATAAATTGATCTATACGGTAGATAAGACGATCAAGCATATGAAAGGGGAAATCCAAATGACGGACAAAGAAAAATTTGAAGGGTTCGACTTCAGTCATAATCCATATGAACAGGAAGCCCGCAAGCGATGGGGGGATGAAGCTGTCGATGTATCGAATGCAAGAGTGGCGGGGCTGTCCAAAGATGCCCAAAAAGCCGTTTCGGACATATATACAAAACTTGCGTCCATCCGGGCGGCCTCTCCTCAGTCAGAAGAGGCACAGGCAGCTATTAAGGAATGGTATGACTGCTTGAACCATAACTTCGGCAAATATTCACTTGACGCTTTCAAAGGATTAGGGCAAATGTACGTCGATGACCAACGCTTCACGAAAAATATCGACCAATATGGTGATGGCTTAGCCCAGTTCATGTGTGAGGCGATGGCACATTTTGCCGACGTTAATCAAAAGTAG
- a CDS encoding ester cyclase, giving the protein MIPLTQERNKNKRNIHNFSKSFHQANVDNIDELLSTYFHEDAVWYGPHPINQLNGLESISESFYKPLLKSFPDLEKNDFLLLSGSFSEAEGEWVSTSGHFVGTFEEDYLNIPATKGAVWLRFGEFHKMKDGKIVETRIIVDLLDLMRQAGFKFISSLGAEIVNPGPASHDGILLSECDEAESSRTLNLVEDMIYKGLRDDYREKGKDDMGMELYFHKDFMWYGPGGTGTTRGLKGFMDYHQGPFCEGIPDYLGGNHITRYAEGKFCSFVGWPSIYATHTGDGWLGLPATNKKITMRVMDFYRREDNLLVENWVFIDMVDFLLQIGIDVFDRIEKSKYVFK; this is encoded by the coding sequence ATGATCCCCCTTACTCAAGAAAGAAATAAAAACAAAAGGAACATACACAATTTTTCAAAATCCTTTCATCAAGCCAATGTTGATAACATCGATGAACTTCTAAGTACGTATTTTCATGAAGATGCGGTTTGGTATGGCCCACATCCAATTAACCAACTAAACGGGTTAGAAAGTATTAGTGAGAGTTTCTATAAACCACTTTTGAAATCTTTTCCGGATTTAGAGAAAAATGATTTTCTGCTGCTCTCTGGCTCCTTTAGTGAAGCCGAGGGTGAATGGGTCTCCACATCGGGCCACTTTGTAGGGACTTTCGAAGAGGATTATCTCAACATTCCAGCGACTAAAGGAGCGGTTTGGTTACGGTTTGGGGAGTTCCATAAAATGAAAGACGGAAAAATAGTGGAAACACGTATTATTGTTGATTTATTGGATTTAATGAGGCAGGCCGGCTTTAAGTTCATCTCATCCTTGGGTGCTGAGATTGTCAATCCAGGACCAGCTAGCCATGATGGAATTTTATTGAGTGAATGTGATGAAGCCGAGTCTTCCCGTACACTTAATCTGGTGGAAGATATGATTTACAAAGGACTGCGGGATGACTATCGCGAAAAAGGCAAAGATGACATGGGAATGGAACTCTATTTTCACAAAGACTTCATGTGGTATGGTCCCGGCGGTACAGGTACCACCCGGGGTTTGAAAGGATTCATGGATTATCACCAAGGCCCTTTCTGCGAAGGGATTCCGGATTATTTAGGTGGAAACCATATTACACGTTACGCAGAAGGGAAATTTTGCTCTTTTGTCGGATGGCCCAGCATTTACGCAACTCATACGGGAGATGGTTGGCTTGGTCTGCCGGCTACCAATAAAAAGATTACCATGCGTGTAATGGACTTTTACCGGAGAGAGGACAATCTTCTCGTCGAAAACTGGGTGTTTATCGATATGGTTGATTTTCTGTTACAAATCGGCATTGATGTATTTGATCGCATAGAGAAAAGTAAATATGTGTTTAAATAA
- a CDS encoding Rrf2 family transcriptional regulator has protein sequence MQFSIGVEYALHCLTYFVDTPSGTTIGVKELATFQGVSETYLSKIFTKLKKAGIVRSMPGVKGGYELAKQPSKINFWEVIAAIEGTQPFFQCAEIRQKCILLEGKETDPKNCAPCTINVVMLEAEELMRDHLKSKTIAWLNETILSKQKGQHEEGVNWFREALNRR, from the coding sequence TTGCAATTCAGTATAGGAGTGGAATATGCGCTTCATTGCCTGACTTACTTTGTTGACACTCCTTCGGGGACAACGATTGGAGTTAAGGAATTGGCAACATTTCAAGGCGTTTCCGAAACATACCTTTCGAAGATTTTCACAAAATTGAAAAAGGCAGGTATCGTTCGTTCCATGCCCGGTGTTAAAGGCGGCTATGAATTAGCGAAACAACCGAGCAAGATTAATTTTTGGGAGGTTATCGCAGCCATCGAGGGAACCCAGCCTTTTTTCCAATGTGCAGAAATAAGGCAAAAGTGTATCTTGCTTGAAGGAAAGGAAACTGATCCCAAGAACTGTGCACCTTGTACAATCAATGTAGTCATGCTCGAAGCTGAGGAATTGATGCGCGATCATCTCAAGAGTAAAACGATTGCCTGGTTGAATGAAACGATACTATCCAAACAGAAGGGCCAACACGAAGAGGGAGTCAACTGGTTTCGGGAAGCATTGAACCGGCGATAA
- a CDS encoding MFS transporter, with product MKILNRDNFSFAGMQSFYWAGFCILFAYLTPYMYSLGYSNTQVGVLAASISVASIIGQPVCGYMCDRLRTVKHVMVFCLALSAVLTVLFLFVGKSFGMLLILSTIISFIFQALYPLIDSWTVTARLKNSTINYGLTRGIGSLGYAFTAAVAGIIFDHYGYKWMFYLFILTACITILCALFPQDIKPTSKDDDEQGQLKMKDLKQLLLNKEYFGFVLIMTILYIAYKANSTFLPALMTKVGGTNADLGLAWSILGLSEVPFILISGLLLKKYKDTSIIFIAMIFFILRVGLPIFATNPTQLIWMTALQGLSYGLFLPASVYYISRIVPKHLTNSAQTFAVALYSGLGIAIAGILGGWIADSFGIYSVYKIGGIVVIIMTVTYRIMLNLLKKKGELHEVRPTNVGLGDADLKQHL from the coding sequence ATGAAAATATTGAATAGAGATAATTTTAGTTTTGCCGGCATGCAAAGTTTTTATTGGGCAGGTTTCTGTATCCTCTTTGCTTATTTGACTCCTTATATGTATAGTCTCGGTTATAGCAACACACAAGTAGGGGTTTTGGCCGCTTCAATTTCAGTTGCAAGTATTATCGGCCAGCCAGTATGCGGCTATATGTGTGACCGGCTCCGGACAGTCAAGCATGTCATGGTTTTCTGTTTAGCTTTAAGTGCAGTCTTAACAGTCTTGTTTTTATTTGTCGGGAAGTCATTTGGGATGCTTTTAATTCTTAGTACCATCATTTCTTTTATATTTCAGGCATTATATCCATTAATAGATAGTTGGACAGTAACTGCCCGTTTGAAAAATTCAACTATTAACTATGGGTTAACGAGAGGAATTGGTTCGCTTGGATATGCGTTTACCGCAGCGGTAGCAGGGATCATATTTGATCATTATGGTTACAAATGGATGTTTTATTTATTCATTCTAACTGCATGTATTACGATTCTATGTGCTCTTTTCCCTCAAGACATTAAGCCAACTAGTAAAGATGATGATGAACAGGGCCAACTGAAAATGAAAGATCTTAAACAACTTTTGCTTAATAAGGAGTATTTTGGATTTGTATTAATCATGACTATCCTTTATATCGCCTATAAAGCAAATTCTACATTTTTGCCTGCACTTATGACAAAAGTTGGAGGGACAAATGCAGATCTTGGTCTCGCTTGGTCCATTTTAGGTTTAAGTGAAGTGCCATTTATTCTAATTTCGGGCTTACTGCTTAAGAAATATAAAGATACGAGTATCATATTTATTGCCATGATCTTTTTTATTCTTAGGGTGGGGCTGCCTATATTTGCAACCAATCCGACACAATTAATCTGGATGACTGCCCTCCAAGGCCTTTCCTATGGCTTATTTCTACCGGCTTCTGTTTACTATATTTCTAGAATTGTACCTAAGCATTTAACTAATTCCGCCCAAACCTTTGCAGTTGCATTGTATTCGGGGCTTGGAATTGCAATTGCAGGAATATTAGGAGGATGGATTGCAGATTCATTTGGCATCTATTCCGTTTATAAAATCGGGGGGATCGTGGTGATTATCATGACAGTCACTTACAGGATCATGCTAAATCTATTGAAGAAGAAAGGGGAATTACATGAAGTGAGACCGACAAACGTCGGTTTGGGTGATGCGGACCTAAAACAACATTTATAA
- a CDS encoding MFS transporter, whose product MNSVDFKNRRHMSQLNLSKRLLGYFLILLGYFFYCYNFTVVDYVKPFLVENYGISLKQSSLFYTFQSLGCFIGAVFSAWFSQRAGKKTTLIIVTAISGICTIINMSIINYPIWCLMRFLIGVSLGGYYTIAVSSMVGLFKSSLRGRVYAIAESLFAFSGVVMGAYGAYLSETGWEKILWLGAFPPVVIAIFMFFFVPDENKYTPYGNNDKREPDISEIQKGTWTEMFSGKYRRLTITCALISAFNFLGIQFFGGFLTVYLREVRGFDATNIGVILASGATIGTVSGLIWGYLSDRLGRIFNAFGFLLVPLSISLYFLVPSNITLLSLVGSLFNLANASQIAWGSLFTELFPERLRSMGASLFFGGKIIALMGPFMVVLISEHSSLSIAMWFSPVLFLIATILWFSLPEPNKRGLFYKGYDADYGLAKRDLIDLEEDMIQYK is encoded by the coding sequence ATGAATTCAGTAGATTTTAAAAATAGAAGGCATATGAGCCAGTTGAACCTCTCAAAGAGATTGCTAGGATATTTCCTTATCTTACTGGGATATTTTTTCTACTGTTATAATTTCACCGTGGTTGACTATGTGAAGCCCTTCCTGGTCGAAAACTATGGGATATCATTAAAGCAGTCTTCTCTTTTTTACACATTTCAATCGTTAGGTTGTTTTATTGGTGCTGTTTTCAGTGCATGGTTTTCACAAAGGGCTGGAAAAAAAACTACTTTGATCATCGTCACTGCCATTAGCGGTATTTGTACCATCATTAATATGTCCATTATTAATTATCCTATTTGGTGCCTTATGCGATTTTTAATCGGGGTCTCCTTGGGGGGCTATTACACCATAGCTGTATCTTCAATGGTGGGACTTTTCAAATCTTCTTTAAGAGGAAGAGTATATGCTATTGCAGAGAGCCTCTTTGCTTTTTCTGGGGTAGTGATGGGCGCATACGGTGCCTATCTGTCGGAAACAGGTTGGGAAAAAATCTTATGGTTAGGTGCTTTCCCTCCAGTAGTAATTGCTATTTTTATGTTTTTCTTCGTTCCGGATGAGAACAAATATACCCCGTATGGTAATAATGATAAACGGGAGCCAGACATTTCCGAGATACAAAAAGGGACATGGACCGAGATGTTCAGTGGAAAATACAGGCGTTTAACAATTACATGTGCTTTAATTTCAGCCTTTAATTTTCTGGGAATACAGTTTTTTGGCGGCTTCCTTACCGTATACCTAAGGGAGGTTCGAGGATTTGATGCTACTAATATTGGAGTCATTTTAGCATCTGGCGCTACAATAGGTACAGTCAGTGGACTAATATGGGGTTATCTATCAGACCGATTGGGTCGTATTTTTAATGCCTTTGGCTTTCTATTAGTACCCCTATCGATCTCACTATATTTTTTGGTTCCTTCCAATATCACCCTATTATCTCTGGTAGGCTCTCTCTTTAATTTAGCAAATGCGAGCCAAATTGCATGGGGAAGCTTATTTACTGAATTATTCCCTGAACGGCTCAGAAGTATGGGTGCCTCTCTATTTTTTGGAGGCAAAATCATAGCACTGATGGGTCCCTTCATGGTGGTGTTAATCAGTGAGCATTCCAGTTTATCCATAGCAATGTGGTTTTCACCAGTTTTATTTCTAATTGCCACCATTTTGTGGTTTTCACTTCCAGAACCTAATAAAAGAGGGCTCTTCTATAAAGGCTATGATGCAGATTATGGATTGGCAAAGAGGGATTTGATTGATTTGGAAGAGGACATGATTCAATATAAATAG
- a CDS encoding copper homeostasis protein CutC, with protein MYIEFIATTIEDVILIEKAGADRIELVSSLTEGGVTPSHALVEAAVRAVNIPVNVMVRPHSQSFSYSERDLEIMKNDIRIIRSLGANGVVLGVLNEGNEINQTYLEELIAECAGLEITFHRAIDDTPDPVRSAEMLARYPEITTILTSGGHGDLPSRMQTIQRMKSVSGNMAILVGSGLNKDNILSISSELNTDYYHFGTAVRKNNGLIEGVELEKAQEIVHLLKKG; from the coding sequence ATGTACATAGAATTCATTGCCACTACCATTGAAGATGTTATTTTAATCGAAAAAGCGGGGGCAGATCGCATCGAGCTGGTCAGTTCTTTAACGGAGGGAGGCGTAACTCCGAGTCACGCCTTGGTTGAAGCTGCCGTCCGTGCTGTAAACATTCCAGTCAACGTGATGGTAAGGCCGCATAGCCAATCATTTTCTTATTCAGAAAGAGACCTGGAAATCATGAAAAATGATATCCGGATCATTCGTTCCCTCGGAGCGAATGGAGTCGTACTGGGTGTTTTAAATGAAGGAAATGAAATCAATCAAACATACCTTGAGGAGCTGATAGCGGAATGTGCCGGCTTGGAGATCACGTTTCACCGAGCCATCGATGATACGCCAGACCCCGTCCGATCAGCGGAAATGTTAGCTCGGTATCCTGAAATTACAACGATTTTGACCTCCGGAGGACACGGCGATCTCCCAAGTCGCATGCAGACGATTCAGCGGATGAAAAGCGTCTCTGGCAACATGGCGATATTGGTCGGAAGCGGGCTGAATAAGGATAACATCCTTTCGATATCTTCCGAATTGAATACCGATTACTATCATTTCGGTACGGCTGTGCGGAAAAACAACGGTCTCATTGAGGGCGTGGAGTTGGAAAAAGCGCAGGAAATCGTTCATTTGCTAAAAAAAGGATGA
- a CDS encoding response regulator, producing the protein MSKGPITVVIVEDDENAVNIYKHFTNQLDQFTVIATASTGKQALNILDVAQPDLILLDIFLPDMNGIELLREIRSEYRGIDVILITAANDTETVSEAIRGGAFGYLIKPIIIDKLLATLNQYEQTRKQLENNNLVNQEKVDTLFRTPSHSPTANDVQMNTLPKGIDKHTLKMVRNKIQNVNGPLNADELGQLVGISYSTMRRYLEYLVSCNEMEVEVLYGGVGRPERKYKLKNR; encoded by the coding sequence ATGTCCAAAGGACCGATTACAGTTGTCATTGTGGAAGATGACGAAAATGCAGTGAACATATATAAACATTTCACCAATCAACTAGATCAATTCACTGTCATTGCCACCGCCAGTACAGGCAAGCAGGCATTAAACATATTGGATGTTGCCCAACCGGACTTGATTTTATTGGACATCTTTTTACCGGATATGAATGGAATTGAGCTTCTCCGGGAAATCAGGAGCGAGTACCGGGGGATTGACGTAATCCTGATCACCGCCGCGAATGATACCGAAACAGTCAGCGAGGCGATCAGGGGCGGGGCTTTTGGTTATCTTATAAAACCGATCATTATCGATAAGCTGCTTGCAACGCTCAATCAATACGAGCAGACGAGAAAGCAGCTGGAGAATAATAACTTGGTAAATCAAGAGAAAGTGGATACTCTTTTTCGGACCCCAAGTCATTCACCTACAGCCAATGATGTTCAAATGAATACTCTTCCCAAGGGAATTGACAAGCATACTTTGAAAATGGTCAGAAATAAGATTCAAAACGTCAATGGCCCTTTAAATGCTGATGAACTAGGTCAACTCGTTGGCATCAGTTATTCCACTATGCGTAGGTACTTGGAGTATCTGGTTTCCTGCAATGAAATGGAAGTCGAAGTATTGTATGGAGGTGTGGGACGGCCTGAGAGAAAATATAAGCTAAAAAACCGCTAA
- a CDS encoding citrate:proton symporter, whose amino-acid sequence MLSILGFSMIAVFMYLIMSKRLSALVAIMLVPIIFGVIGGFLTELGPMMQDGVEGIASTAIMILFAILYFGIMIDSGLFDPLISKILKIVKGDPLKIVLGTSILSMTVALDGDGTTTYIITVSALLPLYKRLGMNKLILATVAMLSMGVMNMTPWGGASAMAMASLNLDASELFLPMIPVMGFGLIWVLIAAFILGKMERKRLGVIEIEHNHTKANSEIAATTVSRDYRRPKLVWFNFILTVVLMASLIIDFMSLTILFMVAFAIALVVNYPDLKDQQDRIAVHSKNALAVVSIVIAAGIFTGIMSGTKMIDAMAITLVSLIPEPLGPFLPVIVAYASAPFTFFMSNNAFYFGVLPIIAQAADAYGISAAEIGRASLIGQPIHVLSPLVAAAHLLIGLVGTDFRDIQRFAIKWALGTVTVMTIAAIIIGVI is encoded by the coding sequence ATGTTATCCATTTTAGGATTTTCCATGATTGCCGTATTCATGTATTTAATTATGTCGAAGCGACTATCTGCACTAGTGGCGATAATGCTCGTGCCAATCATATTTGGAGTGATTGGAGGATTTTTGACTGAACTGGGACCGATGATGCAGGATGGTGTTGAAGGGATCGCTTCAACAGCCATCATGATTTTATTCGCCATATTATATTTTGGAATAATGATAGACTCTGGTTTGTTTGATCCCCTTATTTCTAAAATATTGAAAATAGTAAAAGGGGATCCCTTGAAAATAGTATTGGGAACATCCATTCTCTCCATGACCGTCGCCTTGGATGGGGATGGGACCACTACCTACATCATTACTGTTTCGGCACTATTGCCCCTTTATAAACGCCTGGGAATGAACAAATTGATTTTAGCCACCGTAGCCATGTTATCCATGGGTGTAATGAACATGACACCGTGGGGGGGAGCCTCTGCCATGGCCATGGCTTCTTTGAATCTTGACGCATCTGAATTATTCTTGCCAATGATTCCTGTCATGGGCTTTGGCCTCATTTGGGTTCTTATTGCAGCCTTTATATTGGGTAAAATGGAACGAAAGAGATTGGGCGTAATAGAGATCGAGCATAATCACACGAAAGCTAATTCCGAGATAGCTGCAACAACCGTTTCCCGTGATTATCGCCGCCCGAAATTGGTCTGGTTCAATTTCATTTTAACGGTCGTGCTGATGGCATCATTAATCATTGATTTCATGTCTTTGACCATTTTATTCATGGTTGCGTTCGCCATTGCGTTAGTGGTCAATTATCCTGATTTGAAAGATCAGCAGGATCGAATCGCCGTCCACTCGAAAAATGCATTGGCCGTCGTGTCAATTGTCATCGCAGCCGGGATTTTTACCGGTATCATGTCCGGAACGAAAATGATCGATGCAATGGCCATTACGTTGGTCTCGCTGATCCCAGAACCGTTGGGGCCGTTTTTACCGGTCATAGTAGCATATGCCAGTGCCCCATTCACGTTCTTTATGTCGAATAATGCATTCTATTTTGGTGTGCTGCCCATTATCGCACAAGCCGCTGATGCTTATGGGATCAGCGCGGCGGAAATAGGGCGTGCTTCCTTGATCGGTCAGCCGATACACGTACTGAGTCCTTTGGTGGCGGCAGCACATTTGCTGATCGGTTTGGTTGGAACGGACTTCAGGGATATCCAGCGGTTCGCGATAAAGTGGGCATTGGGGACTGTCACTGTCATGACCATAGCTGCGATAATCATCGGAGTCATTTAG
- a CDS encoding NAD(P)/FAD-dependent oxidoreductase — MKRIVIIGGGFAGVWSAISAARQLHERQMERTEVEVVLINRDPYFGVRPRFYEQNPQNLRIPLSQVLDPVGVRFIEGEVGKIDTKGQKVSVHQKDEQMDLAYDRLVFAAGSQLVLPDLAGLRDYAFSTDTYQEALKLDDHINGLVDSDKVEGKYTAVVVGAGFTGIEIASEMTARLKKVAKQENKEADVRVILVQRTSSVAPDMGEHSRPIVEEALRDMNIEIYVNETVSSIDSEGVTLQSGGRIPALTAIWSAGVKASPLAADFPVEKDELGRMPVDANLKVKGMSSVFTAGDTALAMTDENHAALMTCQHAMPQGKVAGHNVVCDLLGIEGIPYKQEQYVTCLDLGPWGALFTNGWDRIPQYQGEEAKKIKMNINQAVIYPPLTGKREDLFEASTQIIPDTRI; from the coding sequence ATGAAACGAATCGTGATTATTGGTGGAGGCTTTGCAGGTGTATGGAGTGCAATTAGTGCAGCACGACAATTGCACGAACGACAAATGGAACGTACGGAAGTGGAAGTGGTTTTAATAAACCGGGATCCTTATTTTGGCGTCCGTCCGCGCTTTTACGAACAGAATCCACAAAATTTGAGAATCCCTTTAAGCCAGGTCCTGGATCCGGTTGGAGTTCGCTTCATTGAAGGAGAAGTCGGTAAAATCGATACCAAAGGACAAAAAGTGTCTGTCCATCAAAAAGACGAGCAGATGGATCTTGCATATGACCGTTTGGTCTTTGCGGCCGGCAGTCAATTGGTGCTTCCTGATCTCGCTGGATTACGTGATTATGCTTTTTCCACGGATACATATCAGGAGGCGCTCAAACTTGATGATCATATCAATGGGTTGGTTGACTCGGATAAAGTTGAAGGCAAATATACCGCGGTGGTTGTGGGTGCTGGTTTTACAGGAATTGAGATTGCCTCGGAAATGACGGCCCGCCTGAAAAAAGTGGCTAAGCAGGAAAATAAAGAAGCGGATGTAAGAGTTATCCTCGTGCAAAGAACATCTTCCGTAGCACCTGACATGGGGGAACATTCACGCCCAATCGTTGAAGAAGCTTTACGCGATATGAATATTGAAATCTATGTAAATGAAACAGTGAGTTCGATAGATTCAGAAGGAGTGACTTTACAATCAGGCGGACGGATTCCGGCATTAACGGCCATTTGGTCAGCAGGTGTTAAGGCAAGTCCGTTGGCGGCAGATTTCCCTGTAGAGAAGGATGAATTGGGACGCATGCCAGTCGATGCAAATTTGAAAGTGAAAGGAATGTCTTCCGTCTTCACCGCCGGAGATACAGCTCTTGCAATGACGGATGAAAATCATGCAGCCTTGATGACCTGCCAGCATGCCATGCCTCAAGGAAAAGTCGCTGGCCATAACGTTGTCTGCGACTTACTCGGCATCGAGGGGATCCCCTACAAGCAGGAACAATATGTCACTTGCCTTGATTTAGGTCCATGGGGTGCCCTATTTACGAATGGCTGGGACCGCATTCCGCAATATCAAGGGGAAGAAGCGAAAAAAATAAAAATGAATATCAATCAAGCGGTCATTTATCCGCCTTTAACAGGAAAACGGGAAGACCTATTCGAAGCATCGACACAAATCATCCCAGATACAAGAATATAA